GGCGGCGACACCGGCTTCCCAGCCGGCGTCGCGGAAGGCGGCGGGGGCGGCGAGGATGAGATCAATCTTGGGTATGATGCGGGCGGGTTCGTTCAGGTTGAGCACGAGCTGCATCATCACCTGGCCACCGGTCAGCGGGCGGGCGGCGGCGCGGTGGATTTCGGGGAATTGGAAGACGTAGACCAGTTCTTCGCGTCCGGAGGTTTCCTGCACGAGACTGCGTTGGAACGAGGAGGTGAGCGGCTTGCGTCCTCGTCCGGCGTAGCGGAGTTGAAGCTGGGATGGATCGATGACACGCCACTCGGTGCGGCGGATAGGCACACGGGCTTGAATCGCGGAGAAGTCCTGGATGAGCGCGAGATCGGCACCGAGGGGAACGCGCAGGGGTTTTCCGTTAGCGGGCGGCGGAGGAATGAGCGACACTTCGCCGTCGAAGGGCAGGGCCAGGCGGAATTCGCCGAGGCGTTGGGCGACTTCGATTTCCTGGGCTTTTAATTTGAGTTCGAGGGCGCGCTGTTCGAGTTCGTTTTCACGCGGAGTGCCGGCGTAGAGCAGCACATCGTCGATCAACGCGAGCTGGGTTCGCAGGCGTGTGGCCAGCGCGGTGATCTCCTGGGTGCCGAGCGCGGATTTGGCGGGCGGTTTTGATTCACCGGGTGCGGTCATCAGAGACTCGCTTGCGTAGAGTTCGGCCAGCGTGGGGTCTTCGGCGATACGGGTGAGCATGCCGGCCTGTCGTTCGAGCTCGGCCCGGCGTTCGGCGAGTTCGGCTGCGGTGCGGGCGAGGTCGAGGCGCAGCTTGGGGGTTTCTTTTTCCGTGAGGAGTGTGCGGGCGAGGGCGACGGCTTCGCTTTCGAGCTGGAGGCGTTCGGGGTCGAATTCGCCCCAGATGGTTCCCTCGGGCAGGCGGGTGCCGGCGGCGGGCAGGTGGAGCGTCAACAAGCCCTCGGTGGGGGATTTGACGCGGACGCTTCGTATGGGGTGCACGTCGGCCGGGAGTTGAGCCAGGACGAGTTCCGATGCGGTCGGGTAACGGGAGACATCGAAGGTGGCGAATGCAGCAGTAACAAAGGCGCAGGACAGGGTGGCGAGAGTGGCGAGGCGCATGGTCAGGATTGGGGGGACGCGGTCCAGTCGGGGCGCGTCCAGCGGGTTTCATCGAGTAGCCAGAAGAGGTGTTCGAGGCGGGCGCGTTCGAGGAGGAGAGTGGTGCGCTGTTCGTCGAGACGGAGCAGGCGGTCGAGGTTTTGGCGGACGCTTTCGGGCGATTGGGTGAGCGGGAGCGTGCGCAGACCCTGGAGGCGTAGTTCGGCGATGCGCAGGCGGCGGGATGTGAGCGTGAGGGCGTCGCGAGAGGCGGAGAGGCGCTGCAACGTCTGGTCGAGCTGCTCGGCCATGCGGGCGAACTGGAGATCGCGTTGGCGACGGGTTTCGCGGAGCTGGCGGGAGATGTTGCCCTGAATATCGATGGGGACGGTGGAGTTGGCCGAGAAGAGGACCTGATCGACATCCCAGTTTGTGGTGGTGCCGCCGTTGTTTTGATAGAGGGGCGGACTGGAAAGGCTGAGGCGGATGTCCGGCCAGTATTGGAGTTTTACACCGCGCTCGCGCAGGTAAACAGCTTCGATGTCGAGGGCCTGGAGTTGGCGAAAAAGTTCGCCGTAGCGCGTCGTGTCGGCGAACTCGGGGAGCTTTTCGGAGTAGTCGAGCGCAGGCAGGTCGGAGAGGTCGGGCTGCCAGAGGCGGGTGTTGTCGCCGATGAGCTGGGAGAGGGCGAGCTGCAGGGCGTCGGTCTCGGTGCGAAGCGCATAGAGAATGGATTCACGCTCAATGCCGCGCGGGTCGGCCTCAAGACCGGCGAGGGGCGAGGCCGCGGTTTCCCATTGGAGCGAGGCGAGCAGGCTGCGGCGGCGGGTGACGAGAAGGTCCGCGCGCAGAAAAGCCTCGCGGAGCTGGACGGTGAGTTCGCGCTCTTTGAGTTCGCAGGTCCAGCCGGCGCGGAGAAGTTCAAGCTGCGAAGCATAGTGGCGCAGGCGCAGCTGGATAAGGCCGGGGACGTTGATGTAGCCAAAAGCCGAATACGCGAGATCGGAGCGGGATAGGTTGGCGAGGTCGGTGACGGAACGGGACAGGCTGGCGGAGAGGTTGGCTCCGGGAAGCAGATCTTTGAAAACCTGGCGGGCGTTTTCCTCTGCGCTGACGACGGCGAGGCGGGCGGCGCGGAGTTCGAGGTTGTTTTTTCGAAGGGAGGCGAGGGCGTCGGTGAAGACGAGCGGCGCGGGTGCAAGGGTTTCACTGCGACCGGCGGCTTCGCGGTAGGCTTCGGCGCGGTCAGCGGTGCGTCGGGCGACGTTGTCACGTGCGGACTGGCATCCGGCGGCAAAGACGAACAGCGCAAGCGATGCGAAGGCGAAGGGACGAGGAGGACGCAATGTGTGGGAAGTGAAGCGAGCTAAAACACCCTCCGCCCGGGAGGACGGAGGGTGTTGGGATAAAAACTATCGCAGTTGTCGGGTTACTCGGCGGGGACCGGCGTGAAGGTGTAGGTGACCTGGGTGGTTTTTACGGAAGGCGTCACCTGATTGCGGACAATGTAAATAGAGACGTTGGTGGGTGCGTTGGTGGTGGTATTCTTGCTGATGGTAACCGTATTGGTGCCAAGCGGATTGCCGGTGAGCACCTGGACGTAGGTGACCGCGGTGATGTCGGCGGCGGAGTAGGGGATGACCATGAGGGAATCGCCGACGATGAGATCACCGTTGTTGGCGATCTCGAATTTCAGCTGGCCGGTTTCGGGGACGTTCGGGGTAGACAGGTGTGGCGTGGAAGGCACCGTGTCAGGGCCGGTTTTGGTGTTCAAAGTGGCGTAAAAAATCGAACCAGCGACGAACTTGCCGTCGCCATCGACGGAGACGCTGCCACCACCACCTTCGTCGGCACGGTCGTTATATTGACCGTAGAAGGCGACGGACGAGGCGGAGTAGGGGCCCTGGACGTTGATTTCGTTGAGACCGCCGCCGACGGCTTGGGAGACGGCCCACCAGATGGAGCCGTCCTTGAAGAGCCACTCGAGGGTGTTGCCGTTATAGAAAACAGGATCGGTCAGCGTGCGGCCGTTGAAGGCGAGCGTGCGTGCGCCGATGGTGAAGGTGGTTTCGGTTCCGTCGGCGGGAACGCCCGAGATGGCGGTGGTTTCGCTCTTGTGGAACGTCAGCACATGCGAGCCCTGCATCGCGGAAGGAATGTCGGCCGCGCGGGTTTCGCCGGTGCTGCCGCCACCACTCGGTGCGGGTTGATAGGCGGTGATCGTGCCGGTGACGGTCACGGGGTAGCTTTGGCCGCCCGAACGTGCGGTGAAGCCGGTGACGTTGGTGCCGTTTCGGGTGAAGCTGGAGATATCCAAAACGATGGGATCGGTGATACCGGTGACGTTCATGGTCAGGGTGCCCTGCGTGAACGAGGCGTTGGGCGTGTAGGTATAGGTGCCGGCGGTGGCGACGGCCGCGGCGGGAAACGGCGAACCCACTTCCGTGTTGAGGTAGGTGAGGGTGTTTCCTGCGAGGAAATTGACCGTCGGGTTAAACGAGATCGAAGCTCCGGAAAATGCTCCGGCACCGGAGGGACCGGTCGCGGCACCGTTGCTGTCGCTGTCGTTGCAACCGGAGAAGGCGAGAGCCAAGAGGCCCGTGACCAAGCCGGCGAAGAGTGATTTGATATGTTTTTTTGTGTGCATGGGCAGAGGAAGGAAGTGTGTCGGGCATGCGGCGATTGATGCCGGCATGCGCATATTAAATGTAACGCTCTGGCATTGACTTGGGTATCCCCTGTTCAGGGTATATAGGGTGAAACCCCTTGAAAACCGGCTGCGGATAATTGTCCTGAACGCTGTGAATTTTGGTAATCACCACGCGAAGACTCACCTATGAATGATATGACGATGTCGTTGAATCCGAGGGCGCGTAAATCCGCAGGTGGAGGTCGCGGAGAATGAGAACGAGTTTGTTTCCGCCCGGCAGATTGTTGGGCGCGGTGGTGCTGTATGCATTGTTAACCGGTGTGGTGGTCACCTTGCTGGCTGTGCACCGTCCGTGGCTGGGACTGACGCTTTCATTTGATGGCGAAGCGGGAGCCGCGGTGGTGACCAAGGCGGCGGGGCCTTCGGCGGCGATCCCGGTGGGCACGGCGTTCACGGAGGTTTCGGCGGAAGGGCACGGACGGCTGCGCCTGGTGGCCCGCGATTTTATTCCGGAGACGGACGGGGTTCTGGAAACCTACGAAATCTACGACGCTTTTTTGAGCAAACAGAGCGCGCTGGCCGCGATCCAGTCCGCGCCGCTGGTGACGTTCACCGATGTCAACGGCCGCGACTGGCCGGTGAATCCCCGGGCGGCACGTCCCATCGGATCGTTGCCCCCGGAGTTTTGGGTGCAGCTGGCGGTGGGTGTGATTGCGTGGCTGATTGCCGGAGGCGTGTGGGTGTTCCGTCGCTCGGAGATGAGTGCGCGCTATCTGCTGTTGAGCGGTTGGAGCACGGCGGTCTTCGCTCCGCTGCCGGCAGTTTATTCGACGCGTGAACTGGGTTTGCCGGGCGAACTTTTCCGCTGGCTGAGCGATTTGAACTTCATGGGCGGGAGCCTGTTTGCGGGCACGATGGTGGCGCTGCTGTTGTGTTATCCGCGCAGGATCGGGCCGGTCTGGCTGCCGATGGTTTTGGTGCTGGTGCAGTTCGGCTGGTTCATCGCGCAGCAAGTGGGGGTGTTTGAATCAATGATTTTTGCGCGCCGGATGCTGGTCATGGTGTATGTGGCGGCGACGTTCGTGCTGGCCGCGGTGCAATGGCGGGGCACGCGGCGAGATCCGGTCGGCCGCGCCGCGCTGCGTTGGTTTTTATTGTCGTGGCTGGTGGGCAGCGGGGTGTTCTGTCTGCTGATCCTGCTTCCGCAGATGTTCGGTTTTGATACGACGAGTGTGCAGGGATATTCGTTTTTGTTGTTTGTGCTGGTTTATGTCGGACTGGCTTTTGGAATCCTGCGCTTCGGCCTGTTCGGCCTGGATGCGTGGTGGGTGCATATCGTCACCTGGATCGGCGCGCTGCTGATGCTGGTGGTGCTCGACCTGTTGTTTTTGCTTCAGCTGCACCTGTCCTCGAGCATGTCCATGAGTCTGTCGCTGCTCATCTGCGGCGTGGTGTGGCTGCCCTTGCGAGGGTTCATGGCCAACCGGTTTTTATCCCGTCCGAAGCGCAACCGCCAATATGCCTTCAAGGCGGTTGTCGACGTGGCGCTCACTCCGCACGCGGGATCGCGCGAGGATCTATGGAAGCAATGCCTGCGGGATAATTTTGACCCGCTGCATATTGTGGCCGCGCCCTATCCGGGGCTGGAGCCCGCGGTCGTGGACGACGGCCTGGCCTTGTTGATTCCGCCGGTCGGCGACCTTATGGCCTTGCGGTTGGAATATGGCCGCGGCGGGCGGGCGTTGTTTACACCGAGGGATCTGGAAGTGGCCGGTGAATTGATCGGCATGCTGCGTCACGTCATCGAGAGCCGCCATGCTTACGAGAAGGGGGTGTATGTGGAGCGCGGCCGGATCGCGCGCGACATTCACGACAACATCGGTGCACAACTCCTAAGCGCCCTGCACAGTCGTGAAGAAGGACATCGCGACGACGTCCTGCGCGGAGC
The sequence above is a segment of the Rariglobus hedericola genome. Coding sequences within it:
- a CDS encoding sensor histidine kinase, with protein sequence MRTSLFPPGRLLGAVVLYALLTGVVVTLLAVHRPWLGLTLSFDGEAGAAVVTKAAGPSAAIPVGTAFTEVSAEGHGRLRLVARDFIPETDGVLETYEIYDAFLSKQSALAAIQSAPLVTFTDVNGRDWPVNPRAARPIGSLPPEFWVQLAVGVIAWLIAGGVWVFRRSEMSARYLLLSGWSTAVFAPLPAVYSTRELGLPGELFRWLSDLNFMGGSLFAGTMVALLLCYPRRIGPVWLPMVLVLVQFGWFIAQQVGVFESMIFARRMLVMVYVAATFVLAAVQWRGTRRDPVGRAALRWFLLSWLVGSGVFCLLILLPQMFGFDTTSVQGYSFLLFVLVYVGLAFGILRFGLFGLDAWWVHIVTWIGALLMLVVLDLLFLLQLHLSSSMSMSLSLLICGVVWLPLRGFMANRFLSRPKRNRQYAFKAVVDVALTPHAGSREDLWKQCLRDNFDPLHIVAAPYPGLEPAVVDDGLALLIPPVGDLMALRLEYGRGGRALFTPRDLEVAGELIGMLRHVIESRHAYEKGVYVERGRIARDIHDNIGAQLLSALHSREEGHRDDVLRGALADLRGIINDASNPGLSVDEALADLRYETAGRLSAGGVELDWKVDDAVQGTGLPAKTMHALRPLIREAASNVIKHARAKRVGVKILRDADSLTVSIEDDGNGFDRSLVMRGNGLGNMATRVTALNGHIDWSAGGDGQGTRVTFRFPLNSEKEPPCDAS